A window of the Pelagicoccus enzymogenes genome harbors these coding sequences:
- a CDS encoding GNAT family acetyltransferase, with the protein MKIRPYQTEDEAALIELWRDCNLLVPHNNPLLDIGRKLAVNPEWFAVGIEKGTLVASIMAGYDGHRGWINYLAVTPTQRGKGFARQLMEFAETTLTDAGCPKINLQIRSSNQQAQAFYEKLGYTIDPVVSMGKRLIPDN; encoded by the coding sequence ATGAAAATCCGCCCCTACCAAACCGAAGACGAAGCTGCCCTCATAGAATTGTGGCGGGACTGCAACTTACTCGTTCCGCACAACAATCCGCTGCTGGATATAGGGCGTAAGCTGGCCGTGAATCCCGAATGGTTCGCTGTCGGCATCGAGAAAGGCACGCTCGTTGCGTCTATCATGGCAGGCTACGATGGGCATCGCGGCTGGATCAATTACCTCGCAGTGACTCCCACTCAGCGCGGCAAGGGCTTCGCTCGCCAGCTCATGGAATTCGCCGAGACCACTCTCACAGATGCAGGCTGCCCCAAGATCAACCTGCAGATACGGTCAAGCAACCAACAGGCGCAGGCCTTCTACGAAAAACTCGGCTACACCATCGACCCAGTAGTCAGCATGGGCAAGCGCCTCATCCCGGACAACTGA
- a CDS encoding GNAT family N-acetyltransferase, whose translation MQTEILYRSEKRLPEAQVQALYRANHWSSAELPGTLLAALANSHSLVSAWKGETLVGLGNALSDGHLVVYYPHLLVLPEYQGQGIGSEIMKRLQARYAGFHMHILTADGEAVDFYHKLGFTRAGKTQPMWIYEGNDH comes from the coding sequence ATGCAAACAGAGATACTCTACCGCAGCGAAAAGCGACTGCCCGAGGCCCAGGTCCAAGCCCTCTACCGGGCAAACCATTGGTCATCAGCCGAGCTCCCAGGAACACTATTAGCAGCCTTGGCTAATTCACACTCGCTGGTCAGCGCCTGGAAAGGCGAGACGCTGGTCGGCCTCGGCAACGCCCTGTCCGACGGGCACCTCGTGGTTTACTATCCGCACCTGCTCGTTCTTCCCGAGTATCAGGGACAAGGCATCGGCAGCGAAATCATGAAGCGGCTGCAAGCTCGCTATGCTGGCTTTCACATGCACATTCTTACCGCCGACGGAGAGGCCGTCGACTTCTACCACAAACTTGGATTCACCCGCGCCGGAAAAACCCAACCCATGTGGATCTACGAGGGAAACGACCACTAG
- a CDS encoding GNAT family N-acetyltransferase, with the protein MPPVFKVSRPSESSSLKEIAVQSKSYWGYPTELLEKLKSAFPITEDYIERNLVRTLWDESSPVGFFSIVKGPPALLDHLWLLPSHIGKGHGMQALEEINALCREEGISELTLHSDPNAAAFYLKHGAERIGEVYSELQKTMLPKLKFSIRPSPSS; encoded by the coding sequence GTGCCACCCGTATTCAAAGTTTCGCGACCCAGTGAGTCATCAAGTCTGAAGGAAATCGCCGTCCAATCAAAAAGCTACTGGGGCTACCCCACTGAGCTGCTGGAAAAATTGAAATCGGCCTTCCCCATCACGGAAGACTATATCGAGAGAAATTTAGTACGCACCCTTTGGGACGAATCGAGCCCTGTCGGCTTCTTCTCGATAGTGAAAGGCCCACCCGCTCTCCTAGACCACCTTTGGCTACTTCCCTCGCACATCGGCAAGGGTCACGGAATGCAAGCCCTCGAAGAGATCAACGCCCTCTGCCGGGAGGAGGGGATTTCCGAGCTCACCCTGCATTCCGACCCAAACGCCGCCGCCTTCTATCTGAAGCACGGAGCGGAACGCATCGGCGAAGTTTACAGCGAGCTCCAAAAGACCATGCTTCCAAAGCTGAAGTTTTCGATCCGACCATCCCCAAGCTCATGA
- a CDS encoding cupin domain-containing protein, with translation MKIANTHHMKEFGWTSPSGKFAGAGKQVSEALGRVHDSTDLEKRHPFDVEILRVPPGKIPYPYHSHSAQWEFYHVLSGTGKVRHLEGKDAIGPGDAFLFKPGEPHQLINDGTEDLIVTVVADNPIGESCHYPDSGKWLVRSPKSRLIRSEPLDYYDGEDARPE, from the coding sequence ATGAAAATCGCCAACACCCACCACATGAAAGAATTCGGCTGGACCTCTCCCTCCGGCAAATTCGCCGGAGCCGGCAAGCAGGTCTCCGAGGCCCTCGGCCGCGTGCACGATTCCACCGACCTGGAAAAACGGCACCCCTTCGACGTCGAGATCCTCCGTGTTCCCCCCGGCAAGATCCCCTACCCCTACCACTCCCACAGCGCCCAGTGGGAATTTTACCATGTGCTTTCCGGCACCGGCAAAGTACGCCACCTCGAAGGAAAAGACGCCATAGGCCCCGGCGACGCCTTCCTCTTCAAGCCGGGAGAGCCGCACCAGCTGATCAACGATGGCACCGAAGACCTCATCGTCACCGTGGTCGCTGACAACCCAATCGGCGAGTCTTGCCACTATCCCGACAGCGGCAAATGGCTGGTCCGCTCCCCCAAGAGCCGACTCATCCGCTCGGAGCCGCTCGACTACTACGACGGCGAGGATGCCCGCCCCGAGTAG
- a CDS encoding BLUF domain-containing protein has protein sequence MPLVQIAYASSAAEPFTKEELVELLKKSRQKNQERGITGLLLYKEGNFLQILEGESPIIRETLQRIEADPRHRGFLTIFKRNVEEREFPDWSMAFRNLNDPEIDRIPGYNEFLNLKFDPESLQEDSSSVERLIGTFAKAIR, from the coding sequence ATGCCACTTGTACAGATCGCCTACGCCAGCTCAGCAGCTGAGCCCTTCACCAAGGAAGAGCTTGTCGAACTGCTGAAGAAAAGCCGTCAGAAAAACCAAGAGCGCGGCATCACTGGATTGCTGCTCTACAAGGAGGGAAACTTCTTGCAGATCTTGGAAGGAGAAAGCCCCATCATCAGAGAAACCTTGCAGCGTATCGAAGCAGATCCACGCCACCGCGGGTTCCTCACCATCTTCAAGCGCAACGTGGAAGAGCGCGAATTCCCCGACTGGTCCATGGCCTTCCGCAATTTGAACGATCCGGAAATTGACCGAATTCCCGGCTACAACGAGTTCCTGAACCTGAAATTCGATCCCGAATCCCTCCAGGAAGACAGTTCTAGCGTCGAGCGCCTTATCGGCACCTTCGCCAAAGCCATCCGCTGA
- the pyrR gene encoding bifunctional pyr operon transcriptional regulator/uracil phosphoribosyltransferase PyrR, whose product MLVKKTIESAEIAAAIDSMAEAIASAHPKADNLVLAGIANGGLPLCSLLEAALAKRLGSSIPKAVIDISFHRDDIGQHPITKEVQATHMATDPEDSTIILVDDVLFSGRTVRAAIAEVLTIGRPYQVELAVLVDRGNRRLPFAANYTGIVEDTTPEQKVEVTLDLKDSAKSKIEIIEA is encoded by the coding sequence GTGCTCGTCAAGAAGACTATTGAATCTGCTGAAATCGCCGCGGCCATCGACTCCATGGCCGAAGCAATCGCATCCGCCCACCCGAAGGCCGATAACCTCGTGCTAGCCGGCATCGCCAACGGAGGCCTCCCCCTCTGCAGCCTCCTAGAAGCCGCCCTCGCAAAGCGCCTCGGCAGCTCCATCCCCAAAGCCGTCATCGATATCTCATTCCACCGCGACGACATCGGCCAACACCCCATCACCAAGGAAGTCCAAGCCACCCACATGGCCACCGACCCCGAGGACTCCACCATCATCCTCGTCGACGACGTTCTCTTCTCCGGCCGAACCGTACGCGCCGCCATCGCCGAGGTCCTAACCATCGGCCGCCCCTACCAAGTGGAGCTCGCCGTGCTCGTGGACCGCGGAAACCGCCGCCTCCCCTTCGCCGCCAACTACACCGGAATCGTAGAAGACACCACCCCCGAGCAAAAGGTTGAAGTCACCCTCGACCTCAAAGACTCCGCCAAGTCGAAGATCGAAATCATCGAAGCCTAG